The Terriglobia bacterium sequence TCATTCCGTCGCGGCGGGGATCGGGGGACTGATGATTCCCGAAGTGCTTTCAAGTGACGTCTTCATCACCAACGCCCGCGGAATCTTCTCGACCGTGATGGCGGAGCACACCCTCGGCATGATCCTGGCCTTCTCCCGGCGTCTCATCGACAGCTACCGGTTTCAGCAACATCACCAGTGGGCCCGTGACGATCTCTGGACACTTCAACCGCCGATGGGGCCAATCTGCGGCAAGACGTTGGGCATCATCGGATACGGTTCGATTGGCCGGGAAATCGCCATTCGGGCGCGGGCGCTTGGAATGAAGATACTCGCGCTGAAGAAAGACCCGTCGACGGGAACGGAATACGCAGACCGTGTCCTCACCCTGGCCCAGCGCACCGAGTTGTTGAAGGAATCAGATTTTGTAGTTCTCGCCCTGCCCCACACCCCCGACACCAAGCAGGTCCTGGGAGATGCTGAGTTCAATGTGATCAAGCCCGGCGCCTACGTCATCAACAT is a genomic window containing:
- a CDS encoding D-2-hydroxyacid dehydrogenase; this encodes MATRDLKKMVLYHQVGFSLWNMTEDRTRDLRNLFPDIHFVNTEDLKALAEQIVDADALCAMRITSELFRGAAGLKWIHSVAAGIGGLMIPEVLSSDVFITNARGIFSTVMAEHTLGMILAFSRRLIDSYRFQQHHQWARDDLWTLQPPMGPICGKTLGIIGYGSIGREIAIRARALGMKILALKKDPSTGTEYADRVLTLAQRTELLKESDFVVLALPHTPDTKQVLGDAEFNVIKPGAYVINIGRGKLIDEEALLRALREGRIAGAGLDVFSTEPLPEDHPLWEQPNVLITPHSAAIFPEYWPSSLALLAENIRRFRSGETLKNLVDKNRGY